A window of the Brassica napus cultivar Da-Ae chromosome C5, Da-Ae, whole genome shotgun sequence genome harbors these coding sequences:
- the LOC106407462 gene encoding uncharacterized protein LOC106407462 isoform X4, whose amino-acid sequence MEEELRDMKAHKAYISMVDFVAEAQQGIPKLCPCGSITKETVDEEDTYDYLPGKRYFICKDFENDGLHFRQPWVTGVTEEVERLKLRVHEHEKLLRECEALKAQVAMLVKRVTELELLH is encoded by the exons ATGGAGGAAGAACTTCGAGATATGAAAGCACACAAAGCGTACATCAGCATGGTTGATTTCGTTGCAGAAGCGCAACAGGGCATTCCCAAACTGTGCCCCTGTGGCTCAATCACGAAGGAAACCGTTGATGAAGAGGACACTTACGACTACCTCCCTGGGAAAAGATACTTCATCTGCAAAGACTTCGAG AATGACGGACTTCATTTCAGGCAACCATGGGTTACGGGTGTGACAGAAGAGGTTGAGAGGCTGAAACTACGAGTTCACGAGCATGAGAAGCTTCTCAGAGAGTGTGAGGCACTTAAG GCACAGGTTGCAATGCTGGTAAAGCGGGTGACAGAACTTGAGTTACTGCACTAA
- the LOC111199034 gene encoding glutathione S-transferase T3, with the protein MESSSSFVNLLTSQGAVDLDSLETLAFSTQSPQEASVKERRNWTVKDDLVLIGAWLNTSKDSIVSNEQKGAAFWKRIVEYYNSSPLLVGMVPRELGQCKQRWARINDLVCKFAGCYDTALREQRSGQNDNDVMKAALDIFNSDHNMKFNLEHAWRELRHDVKWCSTYMEKDKDKRKATPVPEPEERPVGVKAAKAAGKRHKTGKDEELSKLEGLMELKKQISKQSLLESLLTKPEPLNEMELALKTKLLSELLS; encoded by the coding sequence ATGGAAAGCTCCTCTAGTTTTGTTAACCTGTTAACGAGTCAAGGGGCAGTTGACCTTGACTCATTAGAAACTCTGGCGTTTAGTACCCAATCTCCGCAAGAGGCAAGTGTGAAAGAAAGGAGAAACTGGACTGTCAAGGACGATTTAGTCCTCATTGGGGCTTGGCTCAACACCAGCAAAGATTCAATTGTCAGTAACGAACAGAAAGGCGCTGCCTTCTGGAAGAGGATTGTAGAGTATTACAACTCCAGTCCTCTCCTCGTTGGGATGGTGCCTAGAGAACTAGGGCAATGCAAGCAAAGATGGGCCAGGATCAATGATCTGGTCTGTAAGTTTGCTGGCTGCTACGACACGGCCTTGAGGGAACAGAGAAGCGGGCAAAACGACAATGACGTGATGAAGGCTGCGTTGGATATCTTCAACAGTGACCACAACATGAAGTTCAACTTAGAACATGCGTGGAGGGAGCTTAGGCACGATGTGAAATGGTGTTCTACGTATATGGAGAAGGACAAGGATAAGCGCAAGGCAACTCCAGTGCCAGAGCCAGAAGAAAGACCGGTGGGGGTTAAGGCTGCTAAGGCTGCGGGTAAGAGGCACAAAACTGGAAAAGATGAAGAGTTAAGCAAGCTAGAAGGACTTATGGAGCTGAAAAAGCAAATCTCAAAGCAAAGTTTGCTAGAGAGTTTGCTAACCAAACCAGAGCCACTCAATGAGATGGAATTGGCTCTGAAAACGAAACTGTTGTCTGAATTGTTGTCATGA
- the LOC106407462 gene encoding uncharacterized protein LOC106407462 isoform X1, with the protein MAAKLNLIVFSIVMLHHLISVQMHPIHSKSPAPQPHPPQSQPRHNSSQNGTTEGSLQLQECGPRCGHRCSNTQYKKPCLFFCYKCCTKCLCVPPGTEMEEELRDMKAHKAYISMVDFVAEAQQGIPKLCPCGSITKETVDEEDTYDYLPGKRYFICKDFENDGLHFRQPWVTGVTEEVERLKLRVHEHEKLLRECEALKAQVAMLVKRVTELELLH; encoded by the exons ATGGCAGCCAAACTTAACCTCATTGTTTTCTCCATTGTTATGTTACACCACCTTATATCTGTCCAAATGCAT CCAATACACTCTAAGTCTCCTGCTCCACAACCACATCCACCACAGTCTCAACCCCGTCACAATAGCTCTCAA AACGGTACTACGGAAGGCAGTCTTCAGCTCCAAG AGTGTGGGCCACGGTGTGGACATAGATGCTCGAATACACAATACAAGAAGCCATGTTTGTTCTTCTGCTACAAATGTTGTAccaagtgcttgtgtgtgccTCCAG GTACAGAAATGGAGGAAGAACTTCGAGATATGAAAGCACACAAAGCGTACATCAGCATGGTTGATTTCGTTGCAGAAGCGCAACAGGGCATTCCCAAACTGTGCCCCTGTGGCTCAATCACGAAGGAAACCGTTGATGAAGAGGACACTTACGACTACCTCCCTGGGAAAAGATACTTCATCTGCAAAGACTTCGAG AATGACGGACTTCATTTCAGGCAACCATGGGTTACGGGTGTGACAGAAGAGGTTGAGAGGCTGAAACTACGAGTTCACGAGCATGAGAAGCTTCTCAGAGAGTGTGAGGCACTTAAG GCACAGGTTGCAATGCTGGTAAAGCGGGTGACAGAACTTGAGTTACTGCACTAA
- the LOC125587917 gene encoding probable calcium-binding protein CML36 gives MGNSTHFTLPFNLATVFSFLLHFKKLSPSKTNLLFPAMKFAKLNPKRLFRSKDRSTVSKSTASSFSSGAADECNNHSSAVTGGSVTPTSILPEVSAVHSPYSYVEILQAFKLIDRDNDGAVSRHDLESLLTRLGPDPPTEEEIDVMLKEVDCDGDGTVRLEELASRCVDDDQSRGGSDELKETFEFFDADRDGKISAEELLRVFSAIGDERCTLEECERMIAAVDDDGNGFVCFTEFSRMMDLQR, from the coding sequence ATGGGTAACTCAACACACTTCACTCTCCCATTTAACCTCGCCACtgtcttctcctttcttctccaCTTTAAAAAACTTTCTCCATCAAAAACAAATCTTTTATTTCCCGCAATGAAATTCGCCAAACTGAATCCAAAACGTTTGTTCAGATCCAAAGACCGTTCAACGGTCTCTAAATCCACCGCTTCCTCTTTCTCCTCCGGCGCCGCGGACGAGTGTAATAATCACTCATCCGCCGTCACCGGAGGCTCCGTCACTCCCACCAGCATCCTCCCGGAGGTCTCGGCCGTTCATTCTCCCTACTCGTACGTCGAGATCCTCCAGGCGTTCAAGCTCATCGACAGAGACAACGACGGAGCCGTCTCGAGGCACGACCTCGAGTCGCTCCTCACGCGCCTCGGGCCCGATCCTCCGACGGAGGAGGAGATCGACGTCATGCTCAAGGAGGTGGACTGCGACGGAGACGGTACGGTTCGCCTGGAAGAGCTCGCCAGCCGCTGCGTCGATGATGATCAGTCTCGCGGTGGCTCGGACGAGCTGAAGGAGACGTTCGAGTTCTTCGACGCGGATCGCGACGGTAAGATCTCTGCGGAGGAGCTTCTCCGAGTTTTCTCGGCTATTGGAGACGAGCGGTGCACGTTAGAGGAGTGCGAGCGTATGATAGCGGCCGTTGACGATGACGGTAACGGATTCGTGTGTTTCACTGAGTTCTCGAGAATGATGGATCTCCAGCGATGA
- the LOC106407462 gene encoding gibberellin-regulated protein 13 isoform X3, which yields MAAKLNLIVFSIVMLHHLISVQMHPIHSKSPAPQPHPPQSQPRHNSSQNGTTEGSLQLQECGPRCGHRCSNTQYKKPCLFFCYKCCTKCLCVPPGTYGNKQVCPCYNNWKTKLGGPKCP from the exons ATGGCAGCCAAACTTAACCTCATTGTTTTCTCCATTGTTATGTTACACCACCTTATATCTGTCCAAATGCAT CCAATACACTCTAAGTCTCCTGCTCCACAACCACATCCACCACAGTCTCAACCCCGTCACAATAGCTCTCAA AACGGTACTACGGAAGGCAGTCTTCAGCTCCAAG AGTGTGGGCCACGGTGTGGACATAGATGCTCGAATACACAATACAAGAAGCCATGTTTGTTCTTCTGCTACAAATGTTGTAccaagtgcttgtgtgtgccTCCAGGTACGTATGGCAACAAGCAAGTCTGTCCTTGCTACAATAACTGGAAGACTAAGCTTGGTGGACCAAAATGCCCTTGA
- the LOC125587918 gene encoding probable inactive purple acid phosphatase 16 isoform X2 yields MMKRSSSLLIFTVLSLPLISAVGWELSIPSTTTARSSLRVREGSRFKIAIFADLHFGEDSWTDWGPRQDANSVNVMSTVLDAETPDFVVYLGDVVTANNIAIQNASLFWDKAISPTRDKNIPWTSLFGNHDDASFVWPLDWFSSSGIPPILCPSVSNSSWSSDDGCGFRGTTRVELIQEELKAANALSYSTIGPKELWPSVSNYVIPVESSDDSKQVVALLYFLDSGGGSYPEVISNAQVEWFKTKSNTLNPDLSIPELIFWHIPSKAYKKVAPRLWITKPCVGSINKERVDAQEAENGMMRVLEKRSSVKDTTMD; encoded by the exons ATGATGAAAAGATCGTCGTCACTTCTGATCTTCACAGTTCTATCTCTTCCACTAATCTCAGCCGTAGGTTGGGAGCTAAGCATACCGTCAACGACCACGGCAAGGAGTAGTCTTCGAGTCCGAGAAGGATCACGGTTCAAGATCGCAATCTTCGCAGACCTCCACTTCGGTGAAGACTCGTGGACTGATTGGGGTCCACGTCAAGATGCAAACTCTGTCAACGTCATGTCTACTGTTCTTGACGCTGAAACTCCAG ATTTTGTGGTGTACTTGGGAGATGTTGTAACGGCTAACAACATAGCAATCCAAAACGCAAGCTTGTTTTGGGACAAAGCAATCTCACCTACAAGAGACAAAAACATTCCATGGACCAGTCTCTTTGGTAACCATGACGACGCTTCTTTCGTTTGGCCTTTGGATTGGTTCTCTTCCTCTGGTATCCCTCCCATTCTCTGTCCCTCAGTATCAAACTCCTCTTGGTCCTCTGATGATGGATGCGGTTTTAGAGGAACAACACGAGTGGAGCTGATTCAAGAAGAGCTTAAAGCAGCCAATGCACTCTCCTACTCAACCATTGGTCCTAAGGAGCTATGGCCAAGCGTGTCAAACTACGTCATTCCCGTGGAGTCATCTGATGATTCGAAACAAGTCGTTGCGTTGCTGTACTTTCTTGACTCGGGTGGTGGCTCGTACCCTGAGGTTATATCAAATGCTCAAGTGGAGTGGTTTAAAACCAAGTCAAATACTCTTAATCCTGATCTAAG TATCCCGGAGTTGATATTTTGGCACATACCAAGTAAAGCATACAAGAAAGTAGCTCCACGGCTATGGATAACAAAACCTTGCGTTGGATCAATCAACAAAGAGAGAGTAGATGCTCAAGAAGCTGAAAATGGTATGATGAGAGTTCTTGAGAAGAGATCTTCGGTTAAG GACACAACCATGGACTAG
- the LOC125587918 gene encoding probable inactive purple acid phosphatase 16 isoform X1 produces MMKRSSSLLIFTVLSLPLISAVGWELSIPSTTTARSSLRVREGSRFKIAIFADLHFGEDSWTDWGPRQDANSVNVMSTVLDAETPDFVVYLGDVVTANNIAIQNASLFWDKAISPTRDKNIPWTSLFGNHDDASFVWPLDWFSSSGIPPILCPSVSNSSWSSDDGCGFRGTTRVELIQEELKAANALSYSTIGPKELWPSVSNYVIPVESSDDSKQVVALLYFLDSGGGSYPEVISNAQVEWFKTKSNTLNPDLSIPELIFWHIPSKAYKKVAPRLWITKPCVGSINKERVDAQEAENGMMRVLEKRSSVKAVFVGHNHGLDWCCPYKDKLWLCFARHTGYGGYGNWPRGSRILEITEVPFRIKSWIRMEDGTVHSEVNLTSD; encoded by the exons ATGATGAAAAGATCGTCGTCACTTCTGATCTTCACAGTTCTATCTCTTCCACTAATCTCAGCCGTAGGTTGGGAGCTAAGCATACCGTCAACGACCACGGCAAGGAGTAGTCTTCGAGTCCGAGAAGGATCACGGTTCAAGATCGCAATCTTCGCAGACCTCCACTTCGGTGAAGACTCGTGGACTGATTGGGGTCCACGTCAAGATGCAAACTCTGTCAACGTCATGTCTACTGTTCTTGACGCTGAAACTCCAG ATTTTGTGGTGTACTTGGGAGATGTTGTAACGGCTAACAACATAGCAATCCAAAACGCAAGCTTGTTTTGGGACAAAGCAATCTCACCTACAAGAGACAAAAACATTCCATGGACCAGTCTCTTTGGTAACCATGACGACGCTTCTTTCGTTTGGCCTTTGGATTGGTTCTCTTCCTCTGGTATCCCTCCCATTCTCTGTCCCTCAGTATCAAACTCCTCTTGGTCCTCTGATGATGGATGCGGTTTTAGAGGAACAACACGAGTGGAGCTGATTCAAGAAGAGCTTAAAGCAGCCAATGCACTCTCCTACTCAACCATTGGTCCTAAGGAGCTATGGCCAAGCGTGTCAAACTACGTCATTCCCGTGGAGTCATCTGATGATTCGAAACAAGTCGTTGCGTTGCTGTACTTTCTTGACTCGGGTGGTGGCTCGTACCCTGAGGTTATATCAAATGCTCAAGTGGAGTGGTTTAAAACCAAGTCAAATACTCTTAATCCTGATCTAAG TATCCCGGAGTTGATATTTTGGCACATACCAAGTAAAGCATACAAGAAAGTAGCTCCACGGCTATGGATAACAAAACCTTGCGTTGGATCAATCAACAAAGAGAGAGTAGATGCTCAAGAAGCTGAAAATGGTATGATGAGAGTTCTTGAGAAGAGATCTTCGGTTAAG GCTGTGTTTGTAGGACACAACCATGGACTAGACTGGTGCTGTCCGTACAAAGACAAGCTGTGGCTTTGCTTTGCAAGGCACACTGGTTATGGTGGATATGGAAATTGGCCAAGAGGATCAAGGATTCTTGAGATTACTGAAGTGCCTTTTCGGATTAAGTCTTGGATTAGGATGGAAGATGGAACTGTCCACAGTGAAGTTAACTTAACTAGTGATTAG
- the LOC106407462 gene encoding uncharacterized protein LOC106407462 isoform X2, whose amino-acid sequence MAAKLNLIVFSIVMLHHLISVQMHPIHSKSPAPQPHPPQSQPRHNSSQNGTTEGSLQLQGTEMEEELRDMKAHKAYISMVDFVAEAQQGIPKLCPCGSITKETVDEEDTYDYLPGKRYFICKDFENDGLHFRQPWVTGVTEEVERLKLRVHEHEKLLRECEALKAQVAMLVKRVTELELLH is encoded by the exons ATGGCAGCCAAACTTAACCTCATTGTTTTCTCCATTGTTATGTTACACCACCTTATATCTGTCCAAATGCAT CCAATACACTCTAAGTCTCCTGCTCCACAACCACATCCACCACAGTCTCAACCCCGTCACAATAGCTCTCAA AACGGTACTACGGAAGGCAGTCTTCAGCTCCAAG GTACAGAAATGGAGGAAGAACTTCGAGATATGAAAGCACACAAAGCGTACATCAGCATGGTTGATTTCGTTGCAGAAGCGCAACAGGGCATTCCCAAACTGTGCCCCTGTGGCTCAATCACGAAGGAAACCGTTGATGAAGAGGACACTTACGACTACCTCCCTGGGAAAAGATACTTCATCTGCAAAGACTTCGAG AATGACGGACTTCATTTCAGGCAACCATGGGTTACGGGTGTGACAGAAGAGGTTGAGAGGCTGAAACTACGAGTTCACGAGCATGAGAAGCTTCTCAGAGAGTGTGAGGCACTTAAG GCACAGGTTGCAATGCTGGTAAAGCGGGTGACAGAACTTGAGTTACTGCACTAA
- the LOC106408003 gene encoding glutathione S-transferase T3-like: MANSSTSFINLLASQGVIDLDSSEPPFVSSEGVASQCSDEATVKERRKWTPKEDIILIGAWLNTSKDPIVSNEQKGLAFWKRILDNYNSSPLLVGTIPRELGQVKQRWARINDVVCKFCGSYEMAQREQRSGQNDNDVMKAALEIFFNDKGFKFNLEHAWRELRHDVKWCSTSLGKDNGKDKRKGASDAGGSVTEPQERPIGVKAAKAAASLGRFLIASR, from the exons ATGGCAAACTCCTCCACAAGTTTTATTAACCTTTTAGCGAGCCAAGGGGTTATTGACCTTGACTCATCGGAACCTCCGTTCGTTAGCAGCGAAGGGGTAGCCAGCCAATGTTCCGATGAGGCTACGGTCAAAGAGAGGAGAAAATGGACACCAAAGGAGGATATAATCCTCATTGGTGCTTGGCTCAACACGAGCAAAGACCCAATAGTTAGTAACGAACAGAAAGGCCTTGCGTTCTGGAAGAGGATACTAGACAACTACAACTCCAGCCCTTTACTGGTTGGTACAATCCCCCGCGAACTTGGGCAAGTGAAGCAACGATGGGCCAGGATCAACGATGTGGTGTGTAAGTTTTGTGGTAGCTACGAGATGGCACAGAGGGAGCAGAGAAGCGGGCAAAATGACAACGATGTGATGAAGGCTGCATTGGAGATCTTCTTCAATGACAAGGGCTTTAAGTTCAACTTGGAACATGCCTGGAGAGAGCTTAGGCATGATGTCAAATGGTGCTCCACCTCTCTCGGGAAGGACAATGGGAAAGACAAGCGCAAAGGTGCTTCAGATGCGGGAGGGTCAGTGACAGAGCCACAAGAGAGACCCATAGGAGTGAAGGCAGCTAAGGCTGCTG CATCACTTGGTCGTTTTCTTATAGCATCACGTTAA